In the Triticum aestivum cultivar Chinese Spring chromosome 2B, IWGSC CS RefSeq v2.1, whole genome shotgun sequence genome, GTTCAAACCTTCCTCGGGTCCGCGGAGCCCCGATTCCGACACTATTAGAAAAAAATGACAAAATTTGAACGCAATTTACATAGAAATTGCAATTCTTTATAATATGCAGGAATAAGAATATAATAGCAGAGTTTCAAAAAAAGTAAGTTTCccaagaaggaatgaattagtagTATTGGTATTATCCTTAGTGAAAACAAATGAAATAAAAACAAATTAATAAAGTTTCTTAAAGAAGAATGAATTAATGGCATtgatattaccctttaagaagaaagaaaatgaaaaaaaagacaAACAAGACAAACTTTGCGTACAATTTACATAGAAATTGTGCTTTTTATAATATAAAATTATAAGCATATAATGGTGGCATTTCGGAAAAAATAAGTTCCTAAAAAGGAATAAGTTAGTGACATTATTAcccttaagaagaaagaaaatgagacAAAACCTGAAACCCGGACAAAAAAATGAAGTTTCTAAGGAAGACTAAATTAGTGgcattgatatttccctttaagaagaaagaattTTTTTGTTTGAAAAAGTTGCACATAATTTACACAAAAATGCggttttttataatatgcaaaaaATAAGAATATAATAGTGGAATTTTGGAAAAAGTAAGTTTCCTAAGAATGAATGAATTAGTGGAATTGGTATTATTCTTAAATAATCAATAAtataaaaaacacaataataattGTTTTTCTATTGAAAAATGTAtttgtggcattggtattaccctttaagaataaAACAATAAAAATAATGAAAAATGTGCACACATTTACAAAATTAAAATAATTAAGTTTCCTAAGAAAGATTGAATTAATGCACTTGTATTATGCTTTAAGTAAATGGGAAAGTCTAAAAAAATAACTAAAAATTTTGCACAAGATATACACAAAAAGTGCGCTTTTTAAAAATACGCAACAGTAAACATATGCTTGCAGAATTTTCATAAAAGTTAGTTCCTACGAAGGAATGGTTTAGTGGCATTTGTATTAtctttaaagaagaaagaaaaagactaaacaaatttaaataatatatttttaTATGGAAGAATGAATGAATATCATGTATTAccatttaagaagaaagaaaatggagAAAAAAAACTTGCACACCAATTTTCACTAGAATTATGATTTTTTATTATGCAAAGGTTAATATATAATAGTGCAATTTTGGCACATATTGTATAGTATTTATGTGAATATATTTACACTCACCCAACATCCAAAAATACAcacaaaagaaaactaaaaatcaaCTAATAAATAAAACTAAAGCAGATTAAAAAAATaaatgcaaaaataaaaaaaccaactaataaagaaaaataaaaaataatggcaGAAAAGAGAAAAACATAAGGAAAAAAAACAAAGGAAGAAAGGGGAAAGCTGGGTCGCACCTGATGATGTGCTTCAGCAAGTTAAAGAATTGACTAGCCCAAATTGGTCAGtagatttttttttttgcgggataaaGAGAGTTTTTATTGCAAGGTAATAGATTTACAAGAGGCCACAAATCCTCAATACAAGATGAAACCGAACCTAACCACACATAGTTGGCCAACCAATCGGCATGAATCGCAAAGCAAGATCAATGGCAcacaaaattgactgacccaaaataaaattttgggacgactTACATGCTGCTAAATTATTACTACAAATCTTTGTGCACGTAAACGTAGGATTACAGAAAATGTCACACCTTCCGTTCACAGATATAACATGTCTAACATTTTTCTAAATCGGACGTACTATAGATATGTTTAATGTTTCTTCACTTGTTTCATTCCGTATATAGTCCAAGTGTATGCGTGAGCAACTGAGCATTGCAGCATCGTGACGTGGCAGCGAGCAACTCAGGCTCCTCGAGTCAAGCATGGTCGGTCGGCTAGCCAGGCGCCCAATCGCCTCATGAGGTCATTGAATTCTCCAACGATATTTGCCACCCCGCATTTACTCCGGTCCTCTCTCCGGCCTTCCTATAATATCTGCTACAAACTCAAATCTACTACTCATAGCCACGCACTACGCCTCTCCATCTCGTCGAGCACTTCATTAATCGCGCCCATGTCCatgcaacaacaacagcaacaaccgGCGCGTGCCAACCTTCTCGGCGCAATGCCTGCGGCCTCCATGATCAGCCTCGCCTTCACGGCCGCCGTGGCTACCGCGGCCTTATGGGTGGCCGTCGCTGTGGCGAGGTACAACCGGAAGTACCGGGGGCTGAGGCTCCCACCCGGCCCGCATGGGTGGCCCATCGTCGGCAACCTCTTCCAGGTCGCCTTCTCCGGGAAGCTCTTCATCCACTACATCCGCGACCTGCGGCGTGAGTACGGGCCCATCCTGACGCTGCGGATGGGGGTGCGCACGCTCGTCGTCATCAGCAGCGCCGAGCTCGTGCACGAGGCGCTCGTCGAGAAGGGCACGGAGTTCGCCAGCCGCCCCGCTGAGAACACCACGCGCAACATCTTCTCctccaacaagttcaccgtcaacTCCGCGGTGTACGGCGCCGAGTGGCGGTCGTTGCGTCGGAACATGGTGTCCGGGATGCTGAGCACGTCGCGTCTCCGGGAGTTCCGCCCGGCGAGGCTTCGAGCCATGGACCGGTTCGTGGCACGCATGCGCGCCGAGGCCGCGGCGTCCGCCGACGGGGCCTCCGTGTGGGTGCTCCGCAACGCGCGCTTCGCGGTGTTCTGCATCCTGCTCGATATGACCTTCGGGCTGCTCGACCTGGAGGAGGAGCACATCGTGCACATCGACGCCGTCTTGAAGCGCGTGCTGCTCGCCGTCGGCGTGCGCATGGATGACTACCTCCCGTTCCTCCGCCCCTTCTTCTGGCGGAAGCAGCGCCGGGCGCTCGCCGTTCGCCGCGAGCAGGTCGACACGCTCCTCCCGCTCATCAACCGCCGCCGCGCCATCCTCCGCGACATGCAGAGCTCGCCGCCAGATCCCAACGTCGCCGCGCCCTTCTCGTACCTCGACTCGCTGCTCGACCTCCATATCGAGGGCCGCGAAGGCGCAGACGACGAGCTGGTCACGCTGTGCGCGGAGCTGATCAACGGCGGCACCGACACCACGGCCACTGCCATTGAGTGGGCCATGGCGCGCATCGTGGACAACCCGTCCATCCAGGCCCGGCTCCACGAGGAGATCATGCAGCAAGTCGGCGATGCCCGGCCTATCGACGACAAGGACATCGAAAGCATGCCCTACCTCCAGGCTTTCGTCAAGGAGCTCCTCCGGAAGCACCCGCCCACGTACTTTTCGCTCACCCACGCCGCCGTCAAGCCTGGGAGCAAGCTCGCCGGCTACGACGTGCCCACGGACGCGAACCTGGACATCTTCCTCCCGACCATCTCGGAAGACCCCAAGCTCTGGGACCGGCCGACGGAGTTCGACCCGGACAGGTTCCTAACCGGCGGCGAGACCGCGGACATGACAGGTTCCGCGGGCATCCGGATGATACCgttcggggcggggcggcggatcTGCCCGGGCTTGGCCATGGGGACAACCCACATCGCGCTGATGGTGGCGCGGATGCTGCAGGAGTTCGAGTGGCGCGCGCACCCGTCGCAGCCGGCGGTGGACTTCAAGGACAAGGTGGAGTTCACGGTGGTGATGAACCAGCCGCTGCTGGCCACGGTGAAGCCGCGGAAGATGTCGCTCTGATCCATGTGCATGCATGTGGATCGGGGTGGCCGGCAGTCGTACGTACTCGATCGTACCTACGTCGAATGCATGCATCGCAACCACTCCGCTCGTTAGGTCAGCACGTAAGCCGCATGTGCCAGTACCATACCTACTGTTACCGATTCCAGCATTATGAGAAGGAAAGTACCCTAGTGTGCTATAGATAGCTTCTCTAGTCGTTTATCTATGTGCACGGTATACACACTTGTAATATGTGTGCGAAGTAGCACAGACACATATGCATCAAGCGAGTTTGTATGATTTTGAATTGAAGAACTTATTTCTATGTGCATGGATTGCTCCTACCAAGATTTGTTCTTCCTAAAAAAAATCGAGGAACCGGGTAAGAGCACTACCAGACCATTAAGAAAAGATTAGCAAACATCTTTTCTCAGGAGTGCAAAAATTTGATGTTATGCTCTCTTTTTTTTTAACATACCGATGGGatgctttttcttttttctttttgacaggaaggtctttttcttttttgaaaaaaccccacccatatattaattaattcacacaaaTGTTCTTATAATCATCCGTTACAGCTCTTGCCACGCAGGGCGGAATACTATTAATAAGAATACCATCAAATCTATTTATAAAACTAAATTTTGCAATCTCATGCGCCACCATATTCGCCTTCCTGTTAATCCCACCCTTACCTTTGTTACTTACCTCTATCTTCGTTTTTGCATGACAATATAAGAATGATGCCCAATAATTTTGAATAAAACTCACTGAGGCTGAGATAGATTCCTTTTCTTTACCAAAAATCAAGTCATTTCTCAAATGCCAAGCTCTTCAGAACATGAAAATTGTTTGCTCACGCATGAAGGTCTTCTGGCTAGCTTTATTACCATCAAATAATGAGAGGGGATTAACACGACTTAGCAAAGGTTATCTTTCAATAGTAATAGCAAAACCTTCATTTCTTCTCTAGATCAACTTCCTACACCCATTCTACTTCTTTTTCGAGATGCCATACACCCATTCTATCTCTTCTCTAGAAAGGTATTGTTTGCACGCGTCGGTCAGTTAAGTAGGTCGTGCGTACCAAGAATGACCTTCCTATTTTGATTGCACGGTTGCTTGCTAGTACACAATTTATAGGTTGCCAAGTTGCCATGGCGTATAGGGAAACATGCAAGGCGATGCACCTGTTCAGCCGTGCATGGCTGCTTGTTTGCCTCATGATCTATAAAGTTGTTTTATCATGCACTAGTGCACGTTAAGTTTTAGTACCTCTGTCATGGTCTATTAGTCCTTTTTGTATTCCGTGCCAAACTTTAATCTTAAATTTAACTAACAGAATGTTATTGCATAtcataaaaaataatataattaggaactatgttcaaatacgaatccaacaatataatttttggtgGCATGCATTAATATTTGGGACAATTACATTTGAGCCCCTAGTTATGTCACACCCGTGTGTTTTGCCCCTAAATTCAAAAAACCCTCATTTCTGCCCAAGCTCGTTTGCTCTTCTTATACTTTTGCCCTTTGATTGTTTGATCGttactttgaaaacttcataacgaattcatactaactcagaaaaatgcatataagatatcaaaatgttcggaaaaacatcacGTATATATGCATGTCATttacattcatgaaaaaagtggTGAAAAGTCCTCATCTCAGTTTGAGCTCATATGATGTCAGCATGAATAGTAAAACTGAAAAAAAATCTAAATTATTTTTGTGGCAGACATTGACTAATGTTTTCAGCACTTATAAAGTTTCACcagggaatgacattcatggaagtcgtggcaaaaaaacaaaatcagcactccaaaatgcttttgttTTGGAGCATCAATTTTCCTTTTTTTCCACGACTTCCATTAATGTCATTTCCTCATGAAACTTTGCAATCTCTCAAAACATTTGTCAATGTTTGCCACAGAAAAAAtatcagaattttttgaatttgttttcaatttttttcatcatTTACTATTCACGCTGACATCATATGAGCTCAAACTGACATAGGCACTTCTCAGCACTTTTGTCAtcaatgcaaatgacatgcactataggtgatgtttttcagaatattctgatatcttatttgcatttttctgagttagtatgaatttgttatgaagttttcaaagttgcGGTCAAATGATCAAAGGGCAAAAACATAAGAGAAGCAAACGAGCCTGGACAGAAATGAGGGTTTTTTGAATTGAGGGGCAAAACACACGGGTGTGACACAACTTAGGGTTCAAATGTAATTGTCCcttaatattttattagttaaatctcaaGTTAAATTTTGACATAGAATACAAAGTGttaggaaacgtagcatgcaattttaaaaaaaaatcctacgctcacgcaagatctatctaggagatgtatagcaaccaggggagagtgtgtctacgtaccctcgtagaccgtaagcggaagcgtttcacaacgcggttgatgtagtcgaactttcttcacgaTCCACCGACCGAGTACGgaatgtacgacacctctgagttctgcacatgtttagttcggtgacgtcccttgccttcttaatccagcaagttgtcgaggtagtagatgagttccgagagcacgacagcgtggtgacggtgatggtgaagtgatcttcgcagggcttcacctaagctctacgaatatatgaccgggggtgtaaacgatggagggggacgccgcacacagctaacaattgatctggttgtgctaggcgcccccctcccacatatataaaggtggggaggagggagtagccaggagggcgccccaagtaggccgaatcctacttggggttcctccccaattcggcccccaaccaTATTTATCgtaggggggaggaaagagggggaaggggaaatcctattccctttctttcctctcctccttcccctttccttctccaccttctCCGACCcatatagggggcgcaccagccccttgtggctggtgcatttcccctcttggcccataaggcccttatcttttgccgggggtgcccggaaccccttccggtgatccgatatttacccggtaccctccggaacacttccggtgcccgaataccatcatcatcatatatatatctttacctctcgaccatttcgagactcctcatcatgtccgtgatctcattagggactccgaacaacattcggtcaccaaatcacataactcacataaTACTATAACGTctgcaaacattaagcgtgcggaccctatgggttcgagaactatgtagacatgaccgagacacctctccagtcaataaccaatagcggaacctggatgctcatattggcacccacatattctatgaagatctttatcggtcgaaccgttatgacaacatacgttattctctttatccattggtatgttacttgcccgagattcgaccgtcggtatcttcatacatagttcaatctcattaccggcaagtctctttactcgttccgtaatacatcacctcgtgactaaatacttagtcatttgcttgcgagcttatgatgtgtattactgagagggcccagagatacctctccggtactcggaatgacaaatcataatctcgatctatgccaaccaaaaaaacacctttggagatacctgtagagcatatttataatcacccagtgacatttgatagcacacaaggtattcctccggtatccgggagttgcataatctcatagtcgaaggaatatgtatttgacatgaagagagcactagcaataaaactgaaagatcattatgctaagctaacaaatgggtcttgtccatcacataattctcctaatgatgtgatcccgttatcaaatgacaactaatgtccatggttaggaaaccttaaccatctttgatcaacgagctagtctagtagaggctcactagggacatgttgtttgtttatgtattcacacatgtattaagtttccgatcaatacaattctagcatgaataataaacctttatcatgaataaggaaatataaaataacaactttattattgcctctagggcatatttccttcagtctcccacttgcactagagtcaataatcttgttcacatcgccatgtgatttaacaccaatagttcacatcgtcatgtaattaacacccatagttcacattgacatgtgaccaacacccaaaaggtttactagagtcaataatctagttcacatcgccatgtgattaatacccaaagagtactaaggtgtgatcatgttttgcttgtgagagaagtttagtcaacgggtctgccacattcagatccgtatgtattttgcaaatttctatgtctacaattctctgcatggagctactctagataattgctccgacgttcaatatgtatctagattgagacttagagttaactagatcagtgtcaaagcttgcatcaacgtaactctttacgacgaactctttatcacctccataaccgagaaatatttccttagtcctcttaggtatctaaggataaattttgaccattgtccaatgatctactcctggatcactattgtacccccttgccaaactcatggtaaggtacgcaataggtctggtacacagcatggcatactttatagaacctatggctggggcatagggaatgacattcattctctctctatcttctgtcgtggtcaggttttgagtcttactcaacttcataccttgcaatgcaggcaagaaccctttctttgactgatccattttgaacttattcaaaactttgtcaagatatgtgctttgtggaagtcctattaagtgtctcgatctatctctatagatcttgatgcccaatacataagtagctttaccgaaAAAATTTCTTattgaagtatccttttatgctatccaaaaattctatatcatttccaatcaacaatatgtcatccacatataatatcagaaatgctacagagctcccactcactttcttgtaaatacaggcttcaccgtaagtatgtataaaaccatatgctttcatcacctcatcaaagcgtatattccaactccgagatgcttgcaccagtccatagatggatcgttggagcttgcacaccttgtttagcacctttaggatcaacaaaaccttctagttgcatcatatatgtgacgcccccgattcaatctacactaatcatacacgcaaatgtgtacgatcaagattagggattcatgggaagatatcacgacacaactctagacacaaattaaaataatacaagctctatattacaagccaggggcctcgagggctcgaatacttaAGCTCTAATACAAACGAGTCgtggaagcaacattatctgagtacaaacatgagttaaacaagtttgtcttaagaaggcgagcataaaagcaacatcgatcgaaaaggcaaggcctcctacctgggagcctcctaactactcctggtcatcggcgttCATCacatggtagtaggcaccctcggggtagtactAGTCGTTGGCGGTGGCAGCAGTCTCAGGGGCTCTGTCATCTGGTTTCATCAAACGGATATGGGGGGAAAAGAAAGCATAGCAAACGTGattactcatccgaagtactcaacaagcaaggatctacactacatatgcaacattaccaaaggaaggttgtatatatggactgggctgcagaaatgccagaatagaggggagagcctagtcctatcgaagactagcatcttcagcatcCTCAGCAGTCTcgcagcattagaagagtgcagactAGTATAaactaaagtagtagtagtgtcatcaacttcgcccagagatccttcctcgactccctgcgagaaagcaatcccaaagcgatactatccatttctcatctcaagtatccagttctagttgtatcgatcgggatacaacctCGAgagtccgttaccataggacaggctatcgatagatgttttcttccctataggggtgcaccaacttacccaccacactcgcttaactccggccggacacactttactgggtcatgcccggcctcggccaaacaatacgtcacaacccgacctaggcctaatagagaggtcagcacaccgaaATAAACCTATGCCTCTAGGGGTATTGGGCCATCACCTCGGGAACTCCTGCGTGTTGCGTGGGatgctggtgagcagacctagctacctccttaaaaaggcaggtgcttatgcagtccaacccggcgtgcgccgctctgTTGCTAATGTCTATTAAGCTTCgcctgatgcatacgacgcagaacgcccctactattcccacgtgatggttagtgctataaggccagaggcccctcagatcaaatatccaaaccgttattGGATTAGGAGCGTGCGGTAACAAGCAGGAGACTAACGATCGATGTGACCCgatgccccatctcgaggacttgcggcaagggctaagaatgcccgaccacgccacGTAGTTATCTCCCGGgccaccttccaggtcaacccgactccacatcactcacaTCACATGCTCAcagcgggtacccctcagggccgacccgtctttaaccACTTTAATTAGTAACAATAGTAATGTAAAGGCAATCTGTGTGGCTACCACATCAAGAAGGAACCGAGGCATCACCCTCGTTGAATTCCCACCTAATGTAaacatcaaggtgaatgtaagaggaaatcaccctcgaggttcacacttgaggcgTTGCACGACAGCATTCATTATCGAAAGTGGAAAAGGAGGAATCACCATTGATGACCACGACCAGGTAACTATTCCACAGAGTAGCATCAAAAGTGCTAACGAGGtatcaccctcagcactcgatagtaaCGCTACGGTGTCGTACAACTAAGAGGAGTGTTGTGTGGTGCCGGGGCCtagtcttcaatcccgttgatcgggtcttctgataatccagcggggtAGTTTGGGGTCAACATggggtctctgatgggtctctaaccaaacctatactaagaagtttaggataaacAGGTAGGTAATAATAGCAGGTTACAAGATCAGCTATGCAACAGAAATAGGATAACTACTAGTAGTAGCAGATTCTAATGCAAGCACAAGAGAGATTAGAGTAGAGCGATATTGGTATGCTCAAAAGGagggtgcttgcctggttgctcagcgGCAAAGGCAAGGTCGTCAGTGGTGTCGTCGGTGACGTAGCTGATCACAGGGACAaaatcggtctcggggtctaccaga is a window encoding:
- the LOC123045381 gene encoding cytochrome P450 77A4, whose translation is MSMQQQQQQPARANLLGAMPAASMISLAFTAAVATAALWVAVAVARYNRKYRGLRLPPGPHGWPIVGNLFQVAFSGKLFIHYIRDLRREYGPILTLRMGVRTLVVISSAELVHEALVEKGTEFASRPAENTTRNIFSSNKFTVNSAVYGAEWRSLRRNMVSGMLSTSRLREFRPARLRAMDRFVARMRAEAAASADGASVWVLRNARFAVFCILLDMTFGLLDLEEEHIVHIDAVLKRVLLAVGVRMDDYLPFLRPFFWRKQRRALAVRREQVDTLLPLINRRRAILRDMQSSPPDPNVAAPFSYLDSLLDLHIEGREGADDELVTLCAELINGGTDTTATAIEWAMARIVDNPSIQARLHEEIMQQVGDARPIDDKDIESMPYLQAFVKELLRKHPPTYFSLTHAAVKPGSKLAGYDVPTDANLDIFLPTISEDPKLWDRPTEFDPDRFLTGGETADMTGSAGIRMIPFGAGRRICPGLAMGTTHIALMVARMLQEFEWRAHPSQPAVDFKDKVEFTVVMNQPLLATVKPRKMSL